A window of the Desulfobacula toluolica Tol2 genome harbors these coding sequences:
- a CDS encoding type II secretion system F family protein: MTTVFEWKGKNPKGRKVKGEMEAETSKQVEQSLKRRKITPTRVKKKPKDIFENIEFLQPKVKESDVIIFSRQFSTMIDAGLPLLQCLDILQSQQENPTFKKNLKKIKGSVESGETFADALKKFPKVFNELFINMVAAGEAGGILDVILKRLSAYMEKMAKLKRQVKGAMTYPIITLIVAAIVVAVILVFVIPVFSAMFADFGATLPAPTLLVIAMSEFVIGNIGYIIGGIIAFLFLFKRTYANKKGRILMDDLFLRLPVIGVLIRKVAVAKFTRTTSTMLSSGVSILEVLEIVAKTSGNKIVEFAIQDVKAGIAEGRSMADPLLESGVFPSMVCSMIAVGESTGALDTMMEKIADFYDDEVDQAVKNLTDMIEPFMLVFLGVVIGGLVISMYLPIFTMAGAIS; this comes from the coding sequence ATGACGACTGTATTTGAATGGAAGGGAAAAAACCCCAAAGGAAGAAAAGTCAAGGGTGAAATGGAGGCGGAAACTTCGAAACAGGTAGAACAAAGCCTCAAAAGACGAAAAATCACCCCGACCAGAGTCAAAAAAAAACCAAAAGATATTTTTGAAAACATAGAATTTCTTCAACCCAAAGTTAAAGAAAGTGACGTCATTATATTTTCCAGGCAGTTTTCCACAATGATTGACGCCGGTTTGCCGCTTCTTCAATGCCTTGATATTCTCCAGTCACAACAGGAAAATCCAACGTTTAAAAAAAACTTAAAAAAAATCAAAGGCTCTGTTGAATCTGGTGAAACTTTTGCAGATGCTTTGAAAAAATTCCCAAAAGTATTTAATGAGCTGTTCATCAATATGGTTGCAGCCGGTGAGGCCGGTGGTATACTTGATGTTATTTTGAAGAGACTGTCTGCCTATATGGAAAAAATGGCCAAGTTAAAGAGACAGGTCAAGGGTGCTATGACCTATCCGATTATCACCCTTATTGTAGCTGCTATAGTTGTTGCGGTTATCCTGGTGTTTGTGATTCCCGTTTTTTCTGCCATGTTTGCCGATTTTGGTGCAACATTACCTGCACCGACTTTATTGGTGATAGCCATGAGTGAATTTGTCATTGGCAATATCGGATATATCATTGGAGGAATAATTGCTTTCTTGTTTCTTTTCAAACGGACCTATGCCAATAAGAAAGGCCGAATTTTAATGGATGACCTGTTTTTGAGACTCCCTGTCATTGGTGTTCTGATACGCAAAGTTGCTGTGGCAAAATTTACCAGAACGACCAGTACAATGCTTTCAAGCGGGGTATCAATTCTTGAGGTACTTGAAATTGTGGCCAAAACATCCGGAAATAAAATCGTGGAATTTGCAATCCAGGACGTTAAAGCAGGAATTGCAGAAGGCCGGTCAATGGCTGACCCATTGCTTGAATCCGGTGTTTTTCCTTCCATGGTCTGTTCAATGATCGCTGTTGGAGAATCAACAGGTGCGCTGGATACAATGATGGAAAAAATTGCTGATTTTTACGATGATGAAGTGGACCAGGCCGTTAAAAATCTGACGGATATGATAGAGCCATTTATGCTCGTTTTTCTTGGAGTGGTGATTGGCGGACTTGTTATTTCAATGTATCTGCCTATTTTTACCATGGCGGGTGCAATTTCATAG